A genomic region of Miscanthus floridulus cultivar M001 chromosome 3, ASM1932011v1, whole genome shotgun sequence contains the following coding sequences:
- the LOC136544967 gene encoding putative disease resistance protein RGA4 encodes MEILLSVVLGELTTRSVDFLIRKCSKPSAPELEDCLCRVLLRAQVIVDEAMGRHITNQAMLHQLNMLRDGMYRGYYTLDTFRHQPHNEEATKDKIVSQTSFLSKVNSVKGLHSSNRNIEILEQLQKVLHSLSSMINDAEEMVMFLMSYPRMYSQPYSMHIQLGNCMFGRQLETELVINFLLQSWPHGSEELEVLPIVGPGRVGKSTLVAHVCKDERVRDHFSKIMFLKGHDFTDDDLATLRQGCATEHENRVSNINKDGRLLLVVELVDDLDEDTWNKLYFASKQCMPSNSKIIVTSCSEKIIKFGTTEALSLKNMSHETYWYFFKTLTFGSTDPEMHKNFVHVAMEIVKMLSGCLIGATITAYLLRDNFDIHYWCKMLAFMRRVTHKHVSKSSEHPFDLISENRLAHLGRMSSPSEDLVLYNQSERSPQEDVPNVRIQDVMYGSVKPHGRFEVLAWTSPIPPYYSYVSTCEIRDLKGTATKRKRSEKNGVTLC; translated from the coding sequence ATGGAGATTCTCCTTTCTGTGGTTCTGGGGGAGCTGACCACTCGATCCGTAGATTTCCTCATCAGGAAATGCTCCAAGCCGTCAGCGCCGGAATTGGAGGATTGCCTCTGCAGAGTTCTGCTCCGGGCGCAAGTCATTGTCGATGAGGCCATGGGGCGGCACATCACAAACCAAGCTATGCTGCACCAGCTCAACATGCTGAGAGATGGCATGTACCGAGGCTATTACACGCTCGATACTTTCAGACACCAACCTCACAATGAGGAGGCCACCAAAGATAAGATTGTGAGTCAAACTTCGTTTCTCTCCAAAGTCAATTCTGTGAAAGGTTTGCATTCCTCCAATAGAAACATTGAAATTTTGGAACAACTACAAAAGGTGCTACACAGTTTGAGTTCCATGATAAATGATGCAGAAGAGATGGTAATGTTCTTGATGAGCTACCCTCGCATGTACAGCCAGCCATATAGCATGCATATCCAGCTGGGCAACTGCATGTTTGGCCGCCAGTTGGAAACTGAACTTGTCATCAATTTCCTATTGCAGTCATGGCCTCATGGTTCTGAAGAACTAGAGGTCCTGCCAATTGTTGGTCCAGGTAGAGTGGGCAAGAGCACCCTTGTCGCTCATGTTTGCAAGGATGAAAGAGTCCGTGACCATTTCTCAAAGATCATGTTCTTGAAAGGCCATGATTTTACAGATGATGACCTCGCTACATTAAGACAAGGATGTGCAACGGAACACGAAAATCGTGTGTCAAACATTAACAAAGATGGGAGACTACTTCTTGTTGTGGAGTTAGTTGATGATCTCGATGAGGACACATGGAATAAGCTATATTTTGCTTCTAAACAGTGCATGCCAAGTAATAGTAAAATCATAGTCACAAGCTGCTCTGAGAAAATAATAAAGTTTGGAACAACAGAAGCTCTAAGTCTAAAGAATATGTCCCATGAAACATACTggtatttcttcaagactcttACATTTGGAAGCACGGATCCTGAGATGCACAAGAATTTTGTGCACGTGGCCATGGAGATAGTCAAGATGCTAAGCGGATGCCTTATTGGTGCAACCATCACCGCCTATTTGTTAAGAGACAACTTTGACATCCACTATTGGTGCAAGATGTTGGCCTTCATGAGAAGGGTCACGCACAAGCATGTCTCCAAATCTAGTGAGCATCCATTTGATCTTATAAGCGAAAACAGGCTTGCTCATCTTGGGAGAATGTCGTCACCTTCTGAAGATCTTGTGCTTTATAATCAGTCTGAACGATCTCCACAAGAGGATGTTCCAAATGTAAGAATCCAAGATGTGATGTACGGAAGTGTAAAGCCTCATGGGAGATTCGAGGTCCTAGCATGGACGTCTCCGATTCCGCCCTACTATAGCTATGTCAGTACCTGTGAGATTCGAGATCTAAAAGGAACAGCTACCAAGAGAAAGCGTTCCGAGAAAAACGGAGTCACACTTTGTTAA